The Pyxicephalus adspersus unplaced genomic scaffold, UCB_Pads_2.0 Sca467, whole genome shotgun sequence genome contains the following window.
ttaataataatacatttttttggtctTTCCATAGGTTATTAAGACCAGTCTGCAGAGTAAAATAACACCGTTTTCaaagtttgctgcagaaaaaattattttcctggaAAAATCAGCAGGAACTTCGGTTCTGAGCCCACCTACTACAAGCTCAACAGATGGGGAAGATAGAAGCACACCTCCTGCTGGAGACCTATCTCAGGTAACCTCTCAGTACTACTTAGGCTAGGTTTACACATGCAATAGTTCtaccgatatcggacgagaatcttgcatgtgtatgCAAGATTTACATTGTCCAAATgactatcctggcggatccacggacgattgacaatcgtaatggaagtgaaggggagagagaacgCAGGGGGTGCTACTCCatcattctccctcctcccctctttatagagtagaatggtgctgtatgtacagagctcattcatgcttCGTGCAGTCATTGGTCATtgcaaaggatcatgaaagatcttttccaacaattattgcacgtgtgtacatagccttagctatTCCCTATTTAAGATAAAGATATCTCTGTGTGTgcataatatatttcaaataaataaataaaaattttcaaaaaaatgactTGTCAGTACTTGAAATCAATGCATAGTGGAATGCTTGCCCACACATGTATTAGATTTGTATTGATTTGCTGACTCTagatttattcaattttatttttcagggttttatttagaaatatttagtgCTATTCTTTCAAACTGATTTCAAACTAAACCTTCTCTAATGTAAACATGATGTGCTAATATTTGCGTTGCACTAACACTACATAATTAAAACCTCTAATACGCTTCTGCTATTTATATTGGTGAAGCATGTATCTATGCCAAAAACCATCCTGTGCCATCTCCATAGAACCAATTATGGGCCACCGCCTGGGGAAACAGTTACAATTAGAGGGGGCATCATCAAGCCTTAGTTTACAAATATGATAACTGTATGGGGAAGAAAGTATCTAAAAGTTTGGAGGAGTCAGTGACTATTTACAGTTTGTTAAACCTGAAACCACCTTTCCGTCTTGTTCAGGTAACTATACTGTCAAAAGGCAGTTCTCTATATAATGCAGATGGCACTCGGCCTCCAATAGTCAATTCTAGCAGTAACATTATAAATAATCACATGACACAGGAAGCAGCGCTTGTATGTAGGAATAGTCTTTTAGGTTTGCCTGGGGCACCATGATGTTTAGGAGCCCGTTGTTCTGTAAACATCTATGTTTCACGGTAAAGATTGGTGATTGCAATATGCAAACAAATCCTCCTGATCTTGTAAAAGCATTTGCAGTGTAGGTGATCTAACCCCTTTTATAAggatgtttttttcattgcacagCGTGTAAACGGAGAGTCAGAAGGAAAAGATGGAAAATATATTGACGAGACCCAGCTGAGTAACAGACGGCAAGGTTCCACAGCTGCAACATCAGAACCACAGAGGTAACACAGCACTCTGAGTATCTGCACAGCATTGTGCATTACTGAAATACTTAGAACTTGTTTTCACAAGATTTTTCTTTTCCACATTGAGCAGGATTGAATTCCAGACTGAATCACAGCCTGGACTGTCAGGAGTTCAGCAAAGTGAACGGTTAATGGCTCTCCATGTGAAGCTGTCAGAACTGAAGAAGAGACGTGAGAGCCTCAATGCTGACCTGCAGGCAGGACAACGGGAAAAGGAAAGGCAACTGGCCAGCTTTACTCTCCTTCTCCAGGAAGGTCAGGACCTTGCTGCTCCCCTGGAGGAGCTGAATGCGGAAATGATGGCTGCAGGCCCCGATGGGTCTTCCCAGGGTAATCAGTGGCTGGAAACCAAACAGCTCCATGACAGCTTCATGCAAGATTTACAGGCAAGcttgttatttacatatatattgttgatCTTTCCTTTATCCTGTGTTTGTAGAAATATACGCGGTGTAGATGAAGTATCAGAATCACACCAATGTTATAGAAGTCAAAGAAAATTATTTCGGCACAGGCCAACACATTTCAGGcttccttcatcagggctcatGCTATtgagcaaatgacagacagggtTCTGGAAgtcaatttataatatttacagctgtttttttaacattttacatcaCTTCTGTAACATTCAACCCTCCTCTGTCAAATCTGTCATTTAGGGgcctttgtttttttggcttgatGAAGGGGGCATGTAATAGTCCCAAAACAGGTTGGCATgtgacattttcacttttatgATTAGATAACTACTTTTCGAACCCTAAATTAATGGTGCAATGCTCCTGTTATTTAAACATCTCTTGGATTTATAAATTTAGTCTTGGATTTAGACATAATGGAACTTCAGTCACCCGCATTTGATAAAATATGTTGGCTGGTATGATCATTTAGCGTCACAGTTTAATGATTGCTTATTCAGATAATTTTTGAGAGGGTCAGAACTTTGTGCTGCATGTTTGTGGATTAATAGCTGCTTGCCAGGTAGTGAATCTAGAAGGGAAACCATAAGGCCAGTAATAATGAATCTTCCAGGGGAAACTACAGTTATTCCATTTAGGTAACCCATGCACATTTATGTCCCCCATGTACTGGttgatttttacatatttgtatcgGTTGCAATATTATATGGTTCTCACACCCTACATTCTCATTTTCTACTGTTCATTGATGTTTGAGGTCTTCTCTAGTTAATTTACCTGCCTCTCCTAAGGTGCCCAAGAATTCTCCAACTAATGGAAGTATTTGGAATAagactttcagaaaaaaagaatcacTGAAAGTAatagaataattttaaatgtttattcaaaGCCCAAACCATCCATTCACTACTGTTGTAATTGCTTTACCTTGAAACACTGATAAATGTGAGCTGTCAATCATTTTTCTCCTCTGATTTACAGGATACAGTGCAGATGCTGGAAAGCCGTATTGAAATACAGCGCCACTATGACAGTCTCTTCAATGCCCTGAATAACAAAATGACAAGTTTTTTTGAAGAGCTTAATAATTTTGCCAGCTCATCACGAGGAAACGCACCGTGCGAACAGAAGAGGCAGAAATTACAGGTGCAATTTGTCTGAGATAATACATTTCTCGATAGAACATTGCTCAATTAGGAAGGCTCCTGGATCTATAACCTTTCAAATATGCTATATTCAGGAAGAAAATTGTCTAGAAACAGGcctggttactttttttttttttttaccagaggaGACCATTTGCAATGCAACTTGGGTCATTTATCACTAGGAAGGAAACTTGTAATAAAGTCACAATGTGAGATTCTAATGTCTTATATTTGTAGAAAGGCACATAGGAGGAAATCTTGTAGAAGTCTCTGAAATGGGGCAGTTATCCTCTTAAGCTATTCAGTTGGTTCCTACACATTAATGTCTGCCACTTTCATGCAGAACTAAAATCCTGCAAATATCCATTTATTACTTCTTCCTCATTTCCTGCTTTTTTTCTAACTTGTCTCTTCTCGTTTTTGTGTTGtcctcatctttttttattattttgctattttcaaAAATGCTATGTTAAAGTCTGTTCGGCATTTCTGttctcatttattttcttcagtctttgtATTCTCCTCTTTGTCCATCTAAATGGCCCCCTACCCCCCCtacaaatctatctatctatctatctatctatctatctatctatctatctatctagtgaactattttaaagcaaaaataatattcaaaagaaaattgATTAGGTAAAACGTGCCAGGCCAGAGCAACTTTGCTTTGAGCTTCAGGTTAAAATGGGGTTAAACCTGTATTGCAGAAACAACACACTTTgctaaatataaagcaaaaactcTGGATCTGGATACTGGATCTAAAGAATTAGCGTCCCAAAGAGCAGCACCTTGGCTAAAAACACCTTACTGATTTGCTTGCATATCTTAAGCTTTGTTGATTTTACAATACCTAGGGAATGTCAGACAACTGCAGACCTCCACTGCTTCTTTCTGCTTGAAAACGGAGGCCCAGCTTTCCTGTGTACTGTACACAGAGCATCTTCTTTCTGTTTTAATCATGAACATCTGAAAATATGCCAACTTTTTTTACTAGTTATGCAGTCTGACaatctgaaattaaaaatgtaactttattttagtatattattattatattaagtatattactataatataattactatattaagtATGTTAACAAACATTATAAGGTTATCAACCTTATAGTCTGAAAAGTTTATTGCTGGTTGCTGATGCCGTTTTCCTTGATTGTGCTATAGGAGCTGTGCAGTGTATATGAAGTCTTACAGAAGGATCTATCTGAGGTGTCTCAGGCGGCACAAGGTGTAAAGCAGAGCACATCTCCCACCGGAGTTGCACGAATTCAGGAGGCTTTGGACATGCAACAAAGCAAAATGAGAGGCAATTTAGCACGTCTTGACTATCTGAAGGAAGCAGTTGAACAACCACCTCTGCAGagtaaaagccagaaaaagaaacctaagaaagagaagaagaaaaaaacaggacagGATGTGCAATCtacatttaaatcattatttGAACCAGTGTCACCAACAGCGGAGCCTTCAGTGGAAACTTCTGGAAAGGTTGAGGTAGAATCTTCAGTGCCCCCAGATGTGGAGTTAGCATCACCTGCACCAAAACCTGCAGAGGAACTTTGTTTAAAACCTGTGCCCCCTACAGCAGAGACTTCAGTGGAAACCCCTGTAAAGGTTTCAGTAGAGTCTTCAGTGCAGCCCGGTGTAGAGTTGGCATCACCTGCACCAAAACCTTCAGTACATCTTGAGTTGTCAGTGCAACCTTCAGTCCAGTCCGCAGACAAGCTGTGGTTAAAACCTTCAGCATCTTGTAAAGAAATCCTAGCACTAGATCTTGCAGTTAAACCTGCACCAGAGCAATCAGTGCAGCTCACAAGAGAGCTTTCACTGCACACAGTAGCAGATTCTTCAGTGCAATATGCAGAGTTTGCAGAGGAGCTTCCACAAGAGCGTGTAGTGCAAACTGTAGCAGAGGAAATTACTCATCCTGCTGCTAAGTTGTCTGTGGTTCCCATGGTCCAAAGTTCATTGCAGCCTGCAGTTGAGCCTCCAGAAGTGCTTACTGCAAACACTGCAGAAGAACCCTCAGCACAGCCGCAGACAGATTCTTCTGCACAGCTTTCAGCAGACCCTTCCATTCAGATTTCAGTGCAGAAATTAGAGGAACCTTCTGTTGAGTCTGGTGCAGGACCCATAGCATCAGAGACTACTGTTCAACCTTTAGAGGAAGCTTCTTTCCCTCTTGATGCAAGAGGATTTATTCAACTTGCAGAAGAGCCTTCTGTTCAATCTGCTGCAACATCTGGAGTGCCAGTAGAACCTTCAGCAAAAACTTTAACACATCCTGTAATAGATCTTGTCATCCAACAATCATCAGAAGCTTCCCTGCAACCTTTAGGTGAACCATCTCTGTCCACTCTAACAGACCCATCAGTACCACCTGCAGTTAGCGTTTCAGGGTCACCTGCAGTGGAGCATGCACTACAACCTTTAGCACAACATGCTCCAGAACCTTCAATGCAAAGTGTGGAGGATCTTTCTTTACAGTCTTCAGTGGAAAATAAAGATCAGTCTTTAATGGTTCCTTCTAGTGTAGTAGAACCCCTAGCCGGTCCTTCAGATGTAGCTATGCAGGAcaaaatacagacagtaaaagTTTCAGAGCGAGGTGCAGATAACCGTTCACCACCAGCAACTGTGTCCAATGCTTTGCTGCAGACAGAACAAGGTCCAGAGGTACTTGCAGCCCAGAAAGCAGTGGAGGGTTCAGTAAGAGATTCAGATAAAGAAAACCAATCTCAGCCTGATCTAAAGGTGTCTGCACTTCCTGACAAACCTATAGAACAGCCCCTGGTGTATCCTAGCAAGACCAGGAGCatcaaagaaaaagaagtttccaaaggaagaaaaaagaaaaaggtaatatGAATTTCATTCCATTTTCATTCTTCTTATTATAGCAATTGAATTTCACAGCAGTGAACAGCTAAAATCCATCAGACTGTCAGATACTCCCAGAATAATCCGAGTCACAAGTTTAATTTCCAAATTCTTTTCCTGTATAAagtcacaaactttttttttcagaagcatCAGACTTAAAATAACATTGATGTTATACAGTACACATTGTAGACCTGTTACTGGTTTGATGTAATCTAatttgatttaataataataataacatatcatTTCATTTTCTAACTAGCAGATTGCTGTTACATACACTCTGGACAAGCAAGTAGTGAATGGAGTCACTTCACCAGTAGAAAAGACTATCACCATGGATCACAATAGAGaggtaaatattttgtacatatatataaaaatgtttctggtcCCCAGAATTGCcctaaaatacacattaaattgGCATTCCTTGCAAAAGGAATTTCAGTTTTGGTGAGCTACCCTCCCAAGTGTTCAATATTTCTAAAAGGGATTCTGTTTAGGAATCAGACATGGTCAAAGATAACAGCCAAACAGTAACTGTTGGGATTCAACAACAAAATGTAGTATAcatatatgaactttttttttttgtat
Protein-coding sequences here:
- the LOC140345065 gene encoding uncharacterized protein (The sequence of the model RefSeq protein was modified relative to this genomic sequence to represent the inferred CDS: added 257 bases not found in genome assembly); the protein is KLENYNENLNSAISLWNKILHLSEDIERWSEYRKNVFETPELTRKNILQLNVEAENQEKHLEEISKLSRGIQNLLQINELPLELQVIKTSLQSKITPFSKFAAEKIIFLEKSAGTSVLSPPTTSSTDGEDRSTPPAGDLSQRVNGESEGKDGKYIDETQLSNRRQGSTAATSEPQRIEFQTESQPGLSGVQQSERLMALHVKLSELKKRRESLNADLQAGQREKERQLASFTLLLQEGQDLAAPLEELNAEMMAAGPDGSSQGNQWLETKQLHDSFMQDLQKYTRCR
- the LOC140345063 gene encoding uncharacterized protein, which encodes MLESRIEIQRHYDSLFNALNNKMTSFFEELNNFASSSRGNAPCEQKRQKLQELCSVYEVLQKDLSEVSQAAQGVKQSTSPTGVARIQEALDMQQSKMRGNLARLDYLKEAVEQPPLQSKSQKKKPKKEKKKKTGQDVQSTFKSLFEPVSPTAEPSVETSGKVEVESSVPPDVELASPAPKPAEELCLKPVPPTAETSVETPVKVSVESSVQPGVELASPAPKPSVHLELSVQPSVQSADKLWLKPSASCKEILALDLAVKPAPEQSVQLTRELSLHTVADSSVQYAEFAEELPQERVVQTVAEEITHPAAKLSVVPMVQSSLQPAVEPPEVLTANTAEEPSAQPQTDSSAQLSADPSIQISVQKLEEPSVESGAGPIASETTVQPLEEASFPLDARGFIQLAEEPSVQSAATSGVPVEPSAKTLTHPVIDLVIQQSSEASLQPLGEPSLSTLTDPSVPPAVSVSGSPAVEHALQPLAQHAPEPSMQSVEDLSLQSSVENKDQSLMVPSSVVEPLAGPSDVAMQDKIQTVKVSERGADNRSPPATVSNALLQTEQGPEVLAAQKAVEGSVRDSDKENQSQPDLKVSALPDKPIEQPLVYPSKTRSIKEKEVSKGRKKKKQIAVTYTLDKQVVNGVTSPVEKTITMDHNREFSQSILDVQQQMAAMLKAKFA